A window from Streptomyces sp. NBC_00335 encodes these proteins:
- a CDS encoding MaoC/PaaZ C-terminal domain-containing protein, with amino-acid sequence MPIDAAKALAAEPRQGNIAWDHKDIQLYHLGLGAGTSPNNPGAATDPDELRYTLESKLHVLPSFATVAGSGMAMMGGLAAPGIEVNLANVLHGSQSIELHRPIPVKGQAASTAKVAAVYDKGKAAVIVLRTEVADADGPLWTSDASIFVRGEGGFGGDRGPSVKAEQPERAPDRVEERKIREEQALLYRLSGDWNPLHADPEFAKMAGFDQPILHGLCSYGMTLKAVVDTVLDGDVSRVRAYRTRFAGIVFPGETLRIRMWQEPGRVLVTVSAADRDDAPVLADTVVEHG; translated from the coding sequence ATGCCGATCGATGCCGCCAAGGCCCTCGCCGCCGAACCCCGCCAGGGGAACATCGCCTGGGACCACAAGGACATCCAGCTCTACCACCTCGGACTCGGCGCGGGGACCTCCCCGAACAACCCCGGGGCCGCCACCGACCCCGACGAGCTGCGCTACACCCTGGAGTCCAAGCTCCACGTGCTCCCCAGCTTCGCGACCGTCGCCGGCTCCGGCATGGCCATGATGGGCGGCCTCGCCGCCCCCGGCATCGAGGTCAACCTCGCCAACGTGCTGCACGGCAGCCAGTCCATCGAGCTGCACCGGCCCATCCCGGTCAAGGGACAGGCCGCCTCCACCGCCAAGGTGGCCGCCGTCTACGACAAGGGCAAGGCGGCCGTGATCGTCCTGCGCACCGAGGTCGCGGACGCCGACGGGCCGCTGTGGACCTCCGACGCGTCGATCTTCGTCCGCGGCGAGGGCGGCTTCGGCGGAGACCGCGGTCCCTCCGTCAAGGCCGAGCAGCCCGAGCGGGCGCCCGACCGGGTGGAGGAGCGCAAGATCCGCGAGGAGCAGGCGCTGCTCTACCGCCTCTCCGGAGACTGGAACCCGCTCCACGCGGACCCCGAGTTCGCCAAGATGGCCGGCTTCGACCAGCCGATCCTGCACGGCCTGTGCTCGTACGGAATGACCCTGAAGGCCGTGGTCGACACCGTCCTGGACGGCGACGTGTCCCGCGTCCGCGCCTACCGCACCCGCTTCGCCGGGATCGTCTTCCCCGGCGAGACCCTGCGGATCCGGATGTGGCAGGAGCCCGGCCGCGTCCTGGTCACGGTGAGCGCCGCCGACCGGGACGACGCCCCGGTCCTCGCCGACACCGTCGTCGAACACGGCTGA
- a CDS encoding acyl-CoA dehydrogenase — MGIGITQEQRELAEAVRGWVARAVPPEEVRKLLDTPPQTGSRPAYWDGLLASGLLEPHLEGGTLLDLAVVVEEAARAALPGAYLPSVLASVLLDRAAAEPLGGRVGAVALGPGDLTAVAVEGGYLLDGTAPPVLGAGEADLVLLAAETAHGTRWFAVDAAALDIRTQDSADPTRPTAEVRARGVTAGPGALLELDAALVRDLACVLFAADACGTAAWALQTAAEYAKVREQFGRPIGQFQGIKHLCADMLVRVEQARALAWDAAQATEEPAEVRSLVAALAAGTALDAAYSCAKDCVQVLGGIGFTWEHDAHIYLRRSLVARQLLGSGDGHRVRAVRLAAAGARRELRLELPAHAETHRAKARTAIADAAGLDPATARRVLAPTGYAAPYLPAPYGLGAGPVEQLVVQQELAAAGVKVADLGIATWVVPSLLAYGTPEQQERHLLPTLRGDVTWCQLFSEPGAGSDLASLRTKAERAPGGDGWIVNGQKVWTSSAHSADYGILLARTDPDAPKHKGLGYFIVDMKTPGIDIRPLKEITGEALFNEVYFDDVPLPPDALVGAEDGGWKVARNTLGNERVHMADQMTFDTGLEALLARSAELEGGYRVRIGALAAEAHALACIGLRTTLQQVSGLEPGAGASVRKLVQTPHQQRTAELTLELLGPAGAVSEGAGKRAVHGMLMSRCLTIAGGTTQVQLNVVAERILGLPRD; from the coding sequence ATGGGCATCGGAATCACACAGGAACAGCGGGAGTTGGCCGAGGCCGTACGCGGCTGGGTCGCGCGGGCCGTGCCGCCCGAGGAGGTGCGCAAGCTCCTCGACACCCCGCCGCAGACGGGCTCGCGGCCCGCCTACTGGGACGGGCTGCTCGCCTCCGGGCTGCTGGAGCCGCACCTGGAGGGCGGAACCCTGCTCGACCTCGCCGTCGTGGTGGAGGAGGCCGCCCGGGCGGCGCTCCCCGGGGCGTACCTGCCGAGCGTGCTGGCCTCCGTACTCCTGGACCGGGCCGCGGCCGAGCCCCTCGGGGGGCGGGTCGGGGCCGTGGCGCTCGGGCCCGGGGACCTGACCGCCGTCGCTGTGGAGGGCGGCTACCTCCTCGACGGCACCGCGCCGCCGGTGCTGGGAGCGGGCGAGGCCGACCTCGTGCTGCTCGCCGCCGAGACCGCGCACGGGACCCGCTGGTTCGCCGTCGACGCCGCCGCGCTGGACATCCGTACCCAGGACAGCGCCGACCCCACCCGGCCCACCGCCGAGGTCCGCGCCCGCGGGGTCACCGCCGGGCCGGGCGCCCTGCTGGAACTCGACGCCGCCCTCGTACGGGACCTCGCCTGCGTGCTGTTCGCCGCCGACGCCTGCGGCACCGCCGCCTGGGCGCTGCAGACCGCCGCCGAGTACGCGAAGGTGCGCGAGCAGTTCGGGCGGCCCATCGGGCAGTTCCAGGGCATCAAGCACCTGTGCGCCGACATGCTGGTGCGCGTGGAGCAGGCCCGGGCGCTCGCCTGGGACGCCGCTCAGGCCACCGAGGAGCCGGCCGAGGTGCGCTCCCTGGTGGCCGCGCTGGCCGCCGGCACCGCGCTGGACGCCGCGTACTCCTGCGCCAAGGACTGCGTCCAGGTGCTCGGCGGCATCGGCTTCACCTGGGAGCACGACGCCCACATCTACCTCCGCCGGTCCCTCGTCGCCCGCCAGCTCCTCGGCTCCGGCGACGGCCACCGGGTCCGTGCCGTACGGCTCGCCGCCGCCGGCGCGCGGCGCGAACTGCGCCTGGAACTGCCCGCGCACGCCGAGACCCACCGCGCGAAGGCCCGTACCGCCATCGCGGACGCCGCCGGCCTCGACCCCGCCACCGCCCGCCGGGTGCTGGCACCCACCGGGTACGCGGCCCCCTACCTGCCGGCCCCGTACGGGCTCGGCGCCGGACCCGTCGAACAACTCGTCGTGCAGCAGGAACTGGCCGCCGCCGGGGTCAAGGTCGCCGACCTCGGGATCGCCACCTGGGTGGTGCCCTCGCTGCTCGCCTACGGGACCCCCGAACAGCAGGAGCGCCACCTGCTGCCCACGCTGCGCGGGGACGTCACCTGGTGCCAGCTCTTCTCCGAGCCGGGCGCCGGCTCCGACCTCGCCTCGCTGCGGACCAAGGCGGAGCGGGCGCCCGGCGGGGACGGCTGGATCGTCAACGGGCAGAAGGTGTGGACGAGTTCCGCGCACAGCGCCGACTACGGGATCCTGCTGGCCCGCACCGACCCGGACGCCCCCAAGCACAAGGGGCTCGGCTACTTCATCGTGGACATGAAGACCCCCGGGATCGACATCCGGCCGCTCAAGGAGATCACCGGCGAAGCCCTCTTCAACGAGGTCTACTTCGACGACGTGCCGCTGCCGCCGGACGCCCTCGTGGGCGCGGAGGACGGCGGCTGGAAGGTCGCCCGCAACACCCTCGGCAACGAACGCGTCCACATGGCCGACCAGATGACCTTCGACACCGGCCTGGAGGCACTGCTCGCCCGCTCCGCCGAACTCGAAGGCGGGTACCGGGTGCGGATCGGCGCCCTGGCCGCCGAGGCGCACGCGCTGGCCTGCATCGGGCTGCGCACCACGCTCCAGCAGGTCTCCGGACTGGAGCCGGGCGCGGGCGCGTCCGTACGCAAACTCGTCCAGACCCCGCACCAGCAGCGGACCGCCGAGCTCACGCTCGAACTGCTGGGTCCGGCGGGCGCGGTGAGCGAGGGGGCGGGGAAGCGGGCGGTGCACGGCATGCTCATGTCCCGCTGCCTGACCATCGCCGGGGGCACCACACAGGTCCAGCTCAACGTCGTCGCCGAGCGGATTCTCGGCCTTCCCAGGGACTGA
- a CDS encoding lipid-transfer protein, translated as MKSYIVGVGMTKFEKPESRDWQYWDMVKEAGDAALSDAGIDYGLVEQVPVGYCFQASTAGQRAAYELGLSGVPVYNVNNNCATGSTALMMARQFVEGGINDCVLALGFEKMKRGALGGGADGGDFKTSPVARHYGIMAAGHGFEMSPPTAQIFGNAAREHMKLYGTTAAQLAAVGAKNHRHSANNPNAQFQDVYTVEEILAAKTIHEPLTKLQCSPTSDGAAAAVVVSERFVERHGLGERAVEIVAQSMTTDTEASFASGSCIDVVGKPMTAAAGRAVFAASGLGIGDVDVIELHDCFSINELLTYEALGMCEDGGAGELVESGATTYGGRWVVNPSGGLISKGHPLGATGLAQAAELVWQLRGEAGARQVPGARVALAHNIGLGGAAVVTLLRR; from the coding sequence ATGAAGTCGTACATCGTGGGCGTCGGCATGACGAAGTTCGAGAAGCCGGAGTCGAGGGACTGGCAGTACTGGGACATGGTCAAGGAGGCCGGCGACGCGGCGCTCTCCGACGCGGGCATCGACTACGGGCTGGTCGAGCAGGTGCCGGTCGGCTACTGCTTCCAGGCCTCCACGGCCGGCCAGCGGGCCGCGTACGAGCTGGGGCTGAGCGGGGTACCCGTCTACAACGTCAACAACAACTGCGCGACGGGCTCGACCGCGCTGATGATGGCGCGGCAGTTCGTGGAGGGCGGGATCAACGACTGCGTGCTGGCGCTGGGCTTCGAGAAGATGAAGCGCGGGGCGCTGGGCGGGGGCGCGGACGGCGGGGACTTCAAGACCTCGCCGGTGGCCCGGCACTACGGGATCATGGCCGCCGGGCACGGCTTCGAGATGTCGCCGCCGACCGCGCAGATCTTCGGCAACGCGGCGCGGGAGCACATGAAGCTCTACGGGACCACGGCCGCGCAGCTGGCGGCGGTCGGGGCGAAGAACCACCGGCACTCGGCGAACAATCCGAACGCGCAGTTCCAGGACGTCTACACGGTCGAGGAGATCCTCGCCGCGAAGACGATCCACGAGCCGCTGACGAAGCTGCAGTGCTCGCCGACGTCGGATGGCGCGGCGGCCGCGGTCGTCGTGTCGGAGCGGTTCGTGGAGCGGCACGGGCTGGGGGAGCGGGCGGTGGAGATCGTCGCGCAGTCGATGACCACGGATACCGAGGCCTCCTTCGCCTCCGGCTCCTGCATCGACGTGGTCGGCAAGCCGATGACGGCGGCGGCGGGGCGGGCGGTCTTCGCGGCGTCCGGGCTCGGGATCGGGGACGTGGACGTCATCGAGCTGCACGACTGCTTCTCGATCAACGAGCTGCTGACGTACGAGGCGCTGGGCATGTGCGAGGACGGCGGCGCCGGGGAACTGGTGGAGTCGGGCGCGACGACGTACGGCGGGCGGTGGGTGGTCAACCCGTCGGGCGGCCTCATCTCGAAGGGCCACCCGCTGGGTGCGACGGGCCTTGCGCAGGCGGCGGAGCTCGTCTGGCAGCTGCGGGGTGAGGCGGGGGCGCGGCAGGTTCCGGGGGCGAGGGTTGCGCTGGCGCACAACATCGGGCTGGGTGGGGCGGCGGTGGTTACGCTCCTGCGGCGGTAG
- a CDS encoding cytochrome P450 family protein: protein MTTEPAVAVSDGLPVDEAVAAVSMGTPEYRTCPYPVYRSLREQAPVCKLTTRHGVDTYLITRYEDARLALSDPRIGKDMHEGIDIYHAVFGDTCDALDDNLIFADPPRHTRLRHIAHEAFTPRHVKLLRPRIEQLAGELLAKCPTDTPVDLMASFAMPLPVMVICELLGIVGDERTDVLKWFGQVTRSRFSKDMSGELAAAEDWLRNYFLDLVGRKRAEPTDDFLTVLIQTQHEDGALTDDELVSMMWVLLFAGHKTTTYQIGNAVFSLLAHPDQLALVREDRALLPQAVEELVRFECSVETSTFRYALEDLEIGGVAVPRGSLVQIAISSANRDPEKFADPDTLDITRKGLQSTQLGFGHGPHYCLGAPLARMELEIALTALLDRFPDMVLATPEAGQEDWLKGPFPAFRGLERLPVALDPSRTVDDWTEATPTG from the coding sequence GTGACGACCGAACCCGCAGTGGCCGTGAGTGACGGCCTCCCCGTCGACGAGGCCGTCGCGGCCGTGTCCATGGGTACGCCGGAGTACCGTACGTGCCCCTACCCGGTCTACCGGTCGCTGCGCGAGCAGGCCCCCGTCTGCAAGCTGACCACGCGCCACGGGGTGGACACGTATCTCATCACCCGGTACGAGGACGCCCGCCTCGCGCTGTCCGATCCGCGCATCGGCAAGGACATGCACGAGGGCATCGACATCTACCACGCCGTTTTCGGGGACACCTGCGACGCCCTCGACGACAACCTGATCTTCGCCGACCCCCCTCGGCACACCCGGCTGCGGCACATCGCCCACGAGGCCTTCACCCCGCGCCACGTCAAGCTCCTGCGCCCGCGCATCGAGCAGCTCGCCGGCGAACTGCTGGCCAAGTGCCCGACGGACACCCCCGTCGACCTGATGGCCTCCTTCGCCATGCCGCTCCCCGTCATGGTCATCTGCGAGCTGCTCGGCATCGTCGGGGACGAGCGCACCGACGTGTTGAAGTGGTTCGGACAGGTGACCCGCTCCCGGTTCAGCAAGGACATGTCCGGCGAGCTGGCCGCGGCGGAGGACTGGCTGCGGAACTACTTCCTCGATCTGGTCGGCCGTAAGCGCGCCGAGCCCACCGACGACTTCCTCACCGTGCTGATCCAGACGCAGCACGAGGACGGGGCCCTGACCGACGACGAACTCGTCTCGATGATGTGGGTCCTGCTCTTCGCCGGCCACAAGACCACGACCTACCAGATCGGCAACGCGGTCTTCTCCCTGCTCGCCCACCCCGACCAGCTGGCGCTGGTCCGGGAGGACCGCGCGCTCCTGCCCCAGGCGGTCGAGGAGCTGGTCCGGTTCGAGTGTTCCGTGGAGACCTCCACGTTCCGCTACGCCCTGGAGGACCTGGAGATCGGGGGAGTGGCCGTCCCCCGGGGCTCGCTGGTCCAGATCGCGATCTCCTCGGCGAACCGCGACCCGGAGAAGTTCGCGGACCCGGACACCCTGGACATCACGCGCAAGGGGCTGCAGAGCACCCAACTCGGCTTCGGTCACGGACCGCACTACTGCCTCGGCGCCCCGCTCGCCCGCATGGAGCTGGAGATCGCGCTGACGGCCCTGCTCGACCGGTTCCCCGACATGGTCCTGGCCACCCCGGAGGCCGGTCAGGAGGACTGGCTCAAGGGGCCCTTCCCGGCCTTCCGCGGGCTGGAGCGGCTGCCGGTCGCCCTGGACCCCTCGCGGACGGTCGACGACTGGACCGAGGCTACGCCCACCGGCTGA
- a CDS encoding serine/threonine-protein kinase, whose amino-acid sequence MGSGTGKGQGGGSDDNVDGGIKPLLAGDPSRIGPYLLLGRLGAGGMGRVFLARSEGGRTVAVKVVHEEHVADAQFRARFRREIDAARKVGERYTAPVLDADPDAERPWVATGYVPGLSLEQIVRRHGPLPLDSVHALADGLLHALEDIHTAGIVHRDLKPSNVMLTVEGSRVIDFGISRALETSVESLLTSTGMVVGSPGFMSPEQVRGQRAGAKSDVFTLGCVLMYAVTGELPFGHGASNQHAVMFQIVEGEPALERVADASLRALIGRCLVKGVEERPGVDELLADPDRVRPAVRGGAWLPPEVVERLARQAARLLDAEAVPVEVPGPESVSAPLGDGGAGGAQTPDRGTLGLRPGSGGAGGSGGAGEQVVGVVEPTGGSAAGPATAGGTADREQRRARRRLTVAVPAVLVLTVGGGTVALLQPFGGGGGSQAAPPASSAPLTPGASAGSPSAASGSPASGAPNSESPQAPQSPPAPVPDGQAVAGQGAAAGAGTPGGGSGTPGGSSATQGGGGGPAGGGTGTGTSPSATPGGSGSPSGGGSPGGGGSGGNDTVPAYFAGTWTYKGDFNIGQPGTVIITRSGAVRLINESQTGHCENIAKVTSLASGGTRINIGAAAVDKSKSTGQFCGVLDPSFFTKSLPVGLQHNVGPSHGEGYYYEKS is encoded by the coding sequence ATGGGCAGCGGGACCGGCAAGGGGCAGGGCGGCGGCAGTGATGACAACGTCGACGGCGGCATAAAGCCGCTCTTGGCGGGGGATCCGAGCCGGATCGGGCCGTACCTGCTGCTCGGGCGCCTCGGCGCCGGCGGGATGGGCCGGGTGTTCCTGGCCCGGTCCGAAGGCGGGCGTACGGTCGCGGTGAAGGTGGTGCACGAGGAGCACGTGGCCGACGCGCAGTTCCGGGCCCGCTTCCGCCGCGAGATCGACGCCGCCCGGAAGGTGGGCGAGCGGTACACCGCACCCGTCCTGGACGCGGACCCCGACGCCGAACGGCCCTGGGTGGCGACCGGATACGTACCGGGACTCTCGCTGGAGCAGATCGTTCGCCGGCACGGTCCCCTGCCCCTGGACTCCGTACACGCCCTCGCGGACGGGCTGCTGCACGCGCTCGAGGACATCCACACCGCCGGGATCGTGCACCGCGACCTCAAGCCGTCGAACGTGATGCTGACCGTCGAGGGCAGCCGGGTCATCGACTTCGGGATCTCGCGGGCCCTGGAGACCTCCGTCGAATCGCTGCTCACCAGCACCGGCATGGTCGTCGGTTCGCCCGGGTTCATGTCGCCCGAGCAGGTGCGCGGGCAGCGGGCCGGGGCGAAGAGCGACGTGTTCACGCTCGGCTGTGTCCTGATGTACGCGGTCACGGGCGAGCTGCCCTTCGGGCACGGGGCCAGCAACCAGCACGCGGTGATGTTCCAGATCGTGGAGGGCGAACCGGCCCTGGAACGGGTGGCGGACGCCTCGCTGCGCGCGCTCATCGGCCGCTGCCTGGTCAAGGGCGTCGAGGAACGGCCGGGCGTGGACGAGCTGCTGGCGGATCCGGATCGGGTCCGCCCGGCGGTGCGCGGCGGTGCGTGGCTGCCGCCCGAGGTGGTGGAGCGGCTGGCCCGGCAGGCGGCGCGGCTGCTCGACGCGGAGGCGGTGCCGGTGGAGGTGCCGGGTCCGGAGTCCGTGTCCGCGCCCCTGGGGGACGGGGGAGCGGGGGGTGCGCAGACCCCCGACCGGGGCACGCTCGGGCTGCGGCCGGGGTCGGGAGGGGCTGGTGGGTCCGGTGGGGCCGGCGAGCAGGTCGTCGGGGTCGTTGAGCCGACGGGCGGGTCGGCGGCCGGTCCGGCCACGGCCGGCGGTACGGCGGACCGCGAGCAGCGCCGGGCGCGGCGGCGGCTGACCGTAGCCGTACCGGCCGTCCTGGTGCTCACCGTCGGCGGGGGCACGGTGGCCCTGCTCCAGCCGTTCGGCGGCGGCGGAGGGTCGCAGGCCGCGCCCCCGGCGAGCAGCGCGCCCCTGACGCCCGGCGCTTCCGCGGGCTCCCCTTCGGCGGCGAGCGGTTCGCCGGCCTCCGGCGCACCGAACTCCGAGAGCCCGCAGGCCCCCCAGAGCCCGCCCGCGCCGGTGCCGGACGGCCAGGCCGTCGCCGGACAGGGCGCGGCGGCGGGCGCGGGGACCCCCGGCGGGGGCTCCGGCACCCCGGGCGGCAGCAGCGCGACCCAGGGCGGCGGCGGGGGTCCGGCCGGCGGCGGCACCGGTACAGGAACCAGCCCGAGCGCCACCCCCGGGGGCTCGGGCTCGCCGAGCGGTGGCGGATCACCCGGCGGCGGCGGCTCCGGCGGCAACGACACGGTCCCCGCGTACTTCGCCGGGACCTGGACCTACAAGGGCGACTTCAACATCGGCCAGCCGGGGACGGTGATCATCACCCGGTCCGGGGCGGTCCGCCTGATCAACGAGTCCCAGACGGGCCACTGCGAGAACATCGCCAAGGTGACCTCGCTGGCCTCCGGCGGGACCCGGATCAACATCGGCGCGGCGGCGGTGGACAAGTCCAAGTCCACCGGCCAGTTCTGCGGGGTCCTGGACCCCTCCTTCTTCACCAAGAGCCTGCCGGTCGGCCTCCAGCACAACGTGGGCCCCTCGCACGGCGAGGGCTACTACTACGAGAAGTCCTGA
- a CDS encoding Zn-dependent alcohol dehydrogenase, translating into MRAALQSEIGQDKLEVVEDMQAVGFGPGKVKIRIKATGLCHSDLSAMSGVLPQPAPFIPGHEGSGVITDVGDGVTSHKIGDRVLVCWLPPCGHCPSCRRGQGHLCLEAFGNVATPNFQRGDSPIFGFAGTGTFAEEMVVPAGCAVPIPDDVPFDIAALIGCGVTTGLGAAINTAKVEAGSSVAVIGCGGVGISVIQGAKVQGAAQIIAVDPVASRREAALRFGATEAVSPEEFADAKNRITAGEGFDYVFEVVGKSATTKTAYDMTRRGGSVVVVGAGALDDNYSINMFSLFFDEKKILPSMYGGGDVLRSYERTIALWRAGRVDLAGLITHRVQLAEINDALDQMRTGVALRTCIEL; encoded by the coding sequence GTGCGCGCAGCACTCCAGAGCGAGATAGGCCAGGACAAGCTCGAAGTCGTCGAGGACATGCAGGCCGTGGGCTTCGGCCCCGGCAAGGTCAAGATCCGCATCAAGGCCACCGGCCTGTGCCACTCCGACCTCTCCGCGATGAGCGGCGTCCTCCCGCAGCCCGCCCCCTTCATCCCGGGCCACGAGGGCTCCGGCGTGATCACCGACGTCGGTGACGGGGTCACCAGCCACAAGATCGGCGACCGGGTCCTGGTCTGCTGGCTGCCGCCCTGCGGGCACTGTCCCTCCTGCAGGCGCGGCCAGGGCCACCTGTGCCTGGAGGCCTTCGGCAACGTGGCCACCCCCAACTTCCAGCGCGGCGACAGCCCCATCTTCGGCTTCGCGGGCACCGGCACCTTCGCCGAGGAGATGGTGGTCCCGGCGGGCTGCGCCGTACCGATCCCCGACGACGTGCCCTTCGACATCGCCGCCCTGATCGGCTGCGGAGTCACCACCGGACTCGGCGCGGCCATCAACACCGCCAAGGTGGAGGCCGGTTCCTCGGTCGCCGTCATCGGCTGCGGCGGCGTCGGCATCTCCGTCATCCAGGGCGCCAAGGTGCAGGGTGCGGCCCAGATCATCGCCGTCGACCCGGTCGCCTCCCGGCGCGAGGCCGCACTGCGCTTCGGCGCCACCGAGGCGGTCTCCCCGGAGGAGTTCGCCGACGCCAAGAACCGGATCACCGCGGGCGAGGGCTTCGACTACGTCTTCGAGGTCGTCGGCAAGTCCGCGACCACGAAGACCGCCTACGACATGACCCGCCGCGGCGGCTCCGTCGTCGTGGTCGGCGCGGGCGCCCTCGACGACAACTACTCGATCAACATGTTCTCCCTCTTCTTCGACGAGAAGAAGATCCTGCCGTCGATGTACGGCGGCGGCGACGTGCTCCGCTCCTACGAGCGCACCATCGCGCTGTGGCGGGCCGGCCGGGTGGACCTGGCGGGCCTGATCACGCACCGCGTGCAGCTCGCCGAGATCAACGACGCGCTCGACCAGATGCGTACGGGCGTGGCCCTGCGCACCTGCATCGAACTCTGA
- a CDS encoding amidohydrolase family protein, whose product MAVPGIPNFLCDFLLDTTRAALNMIHKGTLDRFPNLSVILPHAGGFLPHIATRVQAFAGALTPPVDPAMVRDHLLRFYYDTAGPMSPAGTLLAMASPDRILFGSDWPACPAEMVTDIALPALAGDPALTPAHHRAINRENALRLMPSLAALSPAPV is encoded by the coding sequence GTGGCCGTCCCGGGGATTCCGAACTTCCTGTGCGACTTCCTCCTGGACACGACGCGGGCCGCGCTGAACATGATCCACAAGGGCACCCTGGACCGGTTCCCGAACCTGTCGGTGATCCTGCCGCACGCGGGCGGCTTCCTCCCGCACATCGCCACCCGGGTGCAGGCCTTCGCGGGGGCGCTCACCCCGCCCGTCGACCCGGCGATGGTCCGGGACCACCTGCTCCGCTTCTACTACGACACGGCCGGGCCCATGTCCCCCGCGGGCACCCTGCTGGCGATGGCGTCCCCCGACCGCATCCTCTTCGGCAGCGACTGGCCGGCGTGCCCTGCGGAGATGGTCACGGACATCGCCCTGCCGGCGCTGGCGGGTGACCCCGCCCTGACGCCGGCGCACCATCGGGCGATCAACCGGGAGAACGCGCTGCGGTTGATGCCGAGTTTGGCTGCGCTGAGCCCTGCGCCCGTCTGA
- a CDS encoding DNA-binding response regulator: MPVPLRPARSLRVLLDPPNPALAVLLGLQPDIEVVTSALARPAVALTESVERVPVLLAEDPECRILVLTGSAHPGLPQAALAAGAAGLVLRDGPVEDLADCVRRASRGETVVDPALETPQAS; this comes from the coding sequence ATGCCCGTTCCCCTGCGCCCCGCCCGATCCCTGCGGGTGCTCCTGGACCCGCCGAACCCGGCCCTGGCGGTCCTCCTCGGCCTCCAGCCCGACATCGAGGTGGTGACTTCGGCGCTGGCCCGCCCGGCGGTGGCGCTGACGGAGTCGGTGGAGCGCGTACCGGTGCTCCTGGCGGAGGATCCGGAATGCCGGATCCTGGTGCTGACGGGCTCCGCCCACCCGGGCCTGCCGCAGGCCGCACTCGCCGCCGGAGCGGCGGGCCTGGTCCTGCGGGACGGCCCGGTCGAGGACCTCGCGGACTGCGTCCGGCGCGCCTCCCGGGGGGAGACGGTGGTCGACCCGGCACTGGAGACCCCGCAGGCCTCGTAG